One part of the Arabidopsis thaliana chromosome 4, partial sequence genome encodes these proteins:
- the PSAE-1 gene encoding Photosystem I reaction centre subunit IV / PsaE protein (PSA E1 KNOCKOUT (PSAE-1); FUNCTIONS IN: catalytic activity; INVOLVED IN: response to salt stress; LOCATED IN: in 6 components; EXPRESSED IN: 24 plant structures; EXPRESSED DURING: 14 growth stages; CONTAINS InterPro DOMAIN/s: Photosystem I reaction centre subunit IV/PsaE (InterPro:IPR003375), Electron transport accessory protein (InterPro:IPR008990); BEST Arabidopsis thaliana protein match is: photosystem I subunit E-2 (TAIR:AT2G20260.1); Has 449 Blast hits to 449 proteins in 133 species: Archae - 0; Bacteria - 180; Metazoa - 5; Fungi - 0; Plants - 90; Viruses - 3; Other Eukaryotes - 171 (source: NCBI BLink).) — MAMTTASTVFVLPANVTSVAGASSSRSSVSFLPMRNAGSRLVVRAAEDPAPASSSSKDSPAAAAAPDGATATKPKPPPIGPKRGSKVKILRRESYWFKNVGSVVAVDQDPKTRYPVVVRFAKVNYANISTNNYALDEVEEVAA, encoded by the exons ATGGCGATGACGACAGCATCTACGGTATTTGTTCTACCGGCCAATGTCACCTCGGTCGCCGGCGCTTCGTCGTCCAGGAGCTCCGTGTCTTTCTTGCCGATGAGAAACGCCGGTTCTAGGCTCGTAGTCAGGGCAGCCGAAGATCCTGCTCcggcttcctcttcttcaaaagATTCTCCGGCAGCTGCCGCTGCTCCGGATGGAGCTACTGCCACCAAACCCAAGCCACCACCGATTGGTCCTAAGAGAGGGTCTAAG GTCAAGATTCTAAGGAGAGAATCCTATTGGTTCAAGAACGTTGGATCAGTTGTTGCCGTTGATCAG GACCCTAAGACTCGATACCCGGTTGTGGTCCGGTTCGCAAAAGTCAATTACGCCAACATATCGACCAACAACTATGCATTGGATGAGGTCGAAGAAGTTGCAGCTTAA
- the TRM20 gene encoding methyl-coenzyme M reductase II subunit gamma, putative (DUF3741) (Protein of unknown function (DUF3741); CONTAINS InterPro DOMAIN/s: Protein of unknown function DUF3741 (InterPro:IPR022212); BEST Arabidopsis thaliana protein match is: Protein of unknown function (DUF3741) (TAIR:AT2G20240.1); Has 30201 Blast hits to 17322 proteins in 780 species: Archae - 12; Bacteria - 1396; Metazoa - 17338; Fungi - 3422; Plants - 5037; Viruses - 0; Other Eukaryotes - 2996 (source: NCBI BLink).): MNELRGRKAQKIESPVPGCLGKMVNLFDLGIAVNGNKLLTDKPHLDGSSLSRSRSDVTRMPGPSYKGHSEAELIMSDLRRSASSKLSGTPMKKLIAREMSKEVEHKQSPTNVVAKLMGLETLPQTHQETATQRSKSRSNSHSSLNHSMTSTDNEVQKYQDFSREFKDVYETWQSPQKVSRSRDCSPRKGRYDESTTEKQMALVRQKFSEAKRLVTDDSLHQSKEFQDALEVLSSNKDLFVQFLQESNSFSQQNLSDFHHVPPHSEAKRITVLRPSKAGETEKYVVQGRRNKQVKKLASSSQETGWGNRDLGYPSPYVNRGTEEHTVQPTRIVVLKPSLGKSLDIKAVSSSQSSPRGLHSRGYFDEPEDVETKEVAKEITRQVRENLMGHHRNETQSSSVLSNGYIGDDSSFNKSDNEDLVGNLSDSEIMSPASRHSWDCPNRFDSLFSPSSFSRASFSPESSVCREAKKRLSERWALMSVSGRTQPLKHVSRTSSTLGEMLALTETKVTTESGEGSYEIVPATRVSTSCITSDLSQVEMASDSLNILARSKSVSDVRLNGETSVLGSSKVQAPRELTKTGSLKSSWKVSNLFFFKNNKASKEKRDASQCSSMSQLAAPSPVTLTGKTSEDCVFPIDCLPPVSSEQQSIILGEEEVTTPKPLATGNTSENQDQPSPISVLFPPFEEECASIPECSGSTKHWSSQGDEMSLKSNLIDKSPPIGSIARLLSWDDDSCTDNIAKPAMGVHEEEDWHLFIEMILTAAGFSSGCIVSHDPIMSRWHMPNSPLDPSLRDKYTNPDNNNIKEFIHEGKRRQQRSTRKLIFDRINSIVSETTTTRTGNGSLHFDLVEHVWAQLKDWVSDEPSKRDSGEDMDANSLAAESLVKDEIVGRTWTHSLQVEIDDFGIEIEKRLLQELVEEAVIDLTR, translated from the exons ATGAATGAACTCCGAGGCAGAAAGGCTCAAAAGATTGAAAGTCCAGTTCCAGGATGCTTAGGGAAGATGGTTAACCTATTTGATCTAGGAATTGCTGTTAATGGGAACAAGTTGCTTACAGATAAACCACATCTTGATG GATCCTCTCTGTCAAGAAGTCGATCTGATGTGACTCGAATGCCAGGCCCTTCTTATAAAGGCCATTCAGAAGCTGAATTG ATTATGTCTGATTTGAGGAGAAGTGCTTCTAGCAAACTAAGTGGTACACCGATGAAGAAACTCATTGCTCGAGAAATGTCAAAAGAAGTTGAACATAAACAGAGCCCAACTAATGTGGTTGCTAAGTTGATGGGTTTGGAAACACTTCCCCAGACGCATCAGGAGACTGCTACACAGCGAAGCAAATCCAGAAGCAATTCACACTCTTCTCTGAATCATTCGATGACTTCTACAGATAATGAGGTTCAAAAGTATCAGGATTTCAGTAGGGAATTTAAAGATGTGTATGAAACATGGCAGTCACCTCAGAAGGTGAGTCGCTCAAGGGATTGCTCGCCTAGAAAAGGAAGATATGATGAAAGTACGACTGAGAAACAAATGGCTCTTGTTCGTCAAAAGTTCTCAGAAGCAAAACGCCTTGTAACAGATGATAGTCTTCACCAATCCAAAGAGTTCCAAGATGCACTTGAAGTGTTAAGCTCGAACAAGGATTTGTTTGTTCAATTTCTCCAGGAATCAAATTCTTTCTCTCAGCAGAATCTTTCTGACTTTCACCATGTTCCTCCTCATTCAGAGGCGAAGCGGATCACAGTATTGAGACCTTCAAAGGCTGgtgaaactgaaaaatatgTGGTTCAAGGGAGGAGGAACAAGCAGGTTAAGAAATTGGCTTCATCAAGTCAAGAGACTGGATGGGGGAACCGTGATCTGGGTTACCCGTCACCTTATGTCAACCGGGGAACCGAAGAACACACTGTACAGCCAACCCGAATTGTCGTCTTGAAGCCTAGTCTAGGAAAGTCTCTAGATATTAAGGCTGTATCATCATCCCAATCCTCTCCAAGGGGTTTACACAGTAGGGGATATTTTGATGAGCCTGAAGATGTTGAGACTAAAGAAGTTGCAAAGGAAATTACTCGTCAAGTGCGCGAAAATCTGATGGGTCACCACAGGAACGAGACTCAGTCTTCTTCTGTCCTATCCAATGGCTATATCGGTGATGACAGTTCTTTTAATAAGTCTGATAACGAAGATTTAGTGGGAAATCTTAGCGATTCTGAGATCATGTCACCAGCATCTAGGCATTCTTGGGACTGTCCAAATAGGTTTGACAGTCTTTTCTCTCCTTCCTCTTTCAGCAGAGCTTCATTTTCTCCAGAGTCATCTGTCTGCAGAGAGGCGAAGAAGCGACTTTCTGAAAGATGGGCGTTGATGTCAGTATCGGGAAGAACTCAACCGCTTAAACATGTTTCAAGAACCTCAAGCACCTTAGGGGAAATGCTTGCACTTACAGAGACCAAAGTGACAACTGAATCCGGGGAAGGGAGCTATGAAATAGTACCAGCAACGAGGGTATCAACATCATGCATAACTAGTGATCTGAGTCAAGTGGAAATGGCAAGTGATTCTCTGAATATTCTTGCAAGGTCAAAATCAGTCTCTGACGTTAGACTCAACGGAGAAACATCTGTTCTGGGGAGTTCCAAAGTACAGGCTCCACGAGAGCTGACTAAGACGGGAAGCCTGAAATCGTCATGGAAAGTCTCaaacttgttcttctttaaGAATAATAAAGCAAGCAAGGAGAAAAGAGATGCATCTCAATGCAGCAGTATGTCTCAATTGGCAGCGCCTTCTCCTGTGACTCTTACCGGAAAAACCAGCGAAGATTGTGTGTTTCCTATTGATTGTCTCCCTCCTGTTTCATCAGAACAGCAAAGTATAATCCTAGGCGAG GAGGAAGTGACTACACCAAAGCCCCTAGCGACTGGGAATACAAGTGAAAACCAGGACCAGCCAAGTCCAATTTCGGTTTTGTTTCCACCATTTGAAGAGGAATGTGCCAGCATTCCAGAATGTTCTGGGTCAACCAAGCATTGGTCATCTCAAG GAGACGAAATGTCTCTTAAATCTAATCTAATCGACAAATCACCACCAATCGGGTCAATTGCTCGGCTCCTCTCATGGGATGATGACTCTTGCACTGACAACATAGCTAAACCCGCAATGGGAGTCCATGAGGAGGAAGACTGGCATCTCTTCATAGAAATGATCTTGACAGCTGCAGGTTTCAGCAGTGGTTGCATAGTCTCTCATGACCCCATCATGTCACGATGGCACATGCCAAACAGTCCCTTAGACCCTTCACTCAGAGACAAATACACCAACCCGgataacaacaacatcaagGAGTTCATCCACGAAGGCAAACGCAGACAACAACGATCAACTCGTAAGCTCATTTTCGACCGCATCAACTCCATCGTTTCAGAAACAACGACTACACGCACAGGTAATGGTTCTCTGCATTTCGACCTGGTGGAGCATGTGTGGGCTCAGTTAAAGGACTGGGTTTCAGATGAGCCTAGCAAGCGTGACTCAG